TTTTCATGGACTCCTCTAACTGCTTTATTGGATGTGATATTTTAGCTGAAATAAATCCAAATATAAAAATAATTAATATGATACAAACAAATAAAATCCAGCCTATGAAGTTAGTACTAGTCTTTTTAAAATCCAATATTTCTGACATATATGCAACTGCTACTACCTTCCAATTAGTATAATTCACTGTTTTTATTGTGACTAATTGCTTTCCTTCGTCAGAGTTTTCTAGATAACTACCTAAGTAATCCTCACGATTTTCAGATTTTAAACCTATGTTAATAAGTTGTTGTTCTGGATGATATATTATATTATTATCAGAATCAACAATATAAATATATCCTCTTTTTCCTATAGATATGTTTTGGCATAGCTGTCCTATAGTGCTGTAATTCATATCAACTAGAAGAACTCCCCGCATCCTTTCGTTCCCTTTATAAAAATATATAACTCTACTTAATGAAACAACCCAATCATGCTTTCCAGTAAAAAGATTTTGAACATGAGGTAATGAGAACTTTAGGTTATCTGATTTATTTAGTGCTGATTTGAACCAGTCTTGATCAGTGATATTTACGTTGTCCTTTAATACTGACGTAGAAGATTCAATTATAAGTTCTCCCTTATCTGAAAAAACAGCTAGACTTGCAATATCTCCTCTGATATTCTGTATTACATTCATTTGATCTTTCAATTTACTATTTGGAATTTGTTGATTTAAATATATATTTTTATCTAATAAATTTGACACTTCCTTGGTACTCTTTAAATAGTACTCAATATTTGAATTTACTTGATTAACTAATTGCTTTGTACTAAGGGTAGCATTATCTTCTATAGATATAGAAAACTTATTATAAATTACAATTCCAACAAATAGCATAGCCAAAACCGTAATGAGTGTAAAAGATATGGTAATAATAAATTGTATTCCTCTTACTTTAAAGGTATTAACTGCAACATTATAGGGGTTCTTCAAAAATCGCACAATCTTGTTTCTCAAAATTTCATCTCCTCTTAGGTATGAAGAATATTGAATTTATTATTTCTATACTCAGATGGTGAAATTCCAAAATGTTTTTTAAAACAGTAACTAAAATAATTTGGCTCTGCATATCCAACCTTATAAGCAATTTCAAAAGACTTCAATTTTGTAGCCTTAATTAACTCCTTTGAAGCATCCATTCTAATTTGAGTCAAATAATTTATAAAGGTCATTTTTGTTTCTTTTTTAAAAATAAAGCTAAAATAGGTTGGACTTATATATAGATAATTACAAAGACTATTAATTGTTATACTACTATCACTATAGTACTTATTGATATATGCCTTAGTTTTTTCAACTAAAAGTGTACAACTGTCTTGCCTATCTTTTGTAATGTAGTTCATTATTTTGATAGAAATATATTCGAACCAATTCTTAACCTGATTTAAATCATTAAATTCATACAATTCCACGAATAAATTGTAATTTTCACCAAAAATATAGGTTAAATCAACATTTAAACTTTCTGCTGTTTTAATTATAGTTGTTAGGATTTCTAACAAATATATTTGAAAATGCTTAAAGGGTGCCTTTACATCTAAAAGTTGATAAAATAAACCATCTATTGTTTGAATAATTTCATTTTCTGTTCCTACTTTGATAGAACTTCTAAGGTCATGCTCCATAATCTCATCAAAAACTATTTTTTCACTGCTGCTTGGTTCAATATCTTCTATCCAAATAATTCGATTATTGCCCATGATAAATCTGTAGTCTAGTGCAAGAATAGCATTCTGATAGGAATCAGATATATGGGAAACATCACTTATAATTGTTCCAAGACCAATGGTAATAGTTAATTTTAAATACTTTTCAATATTCTGTCTTATTTCTTCAAGGGTAGATTGAACACTGTTAAAAATAACACCTCTATCCTCTTCTAGGTATGGACTAATTAATACAATAAGATCATTGTGTATAAAAACTATTCCTCCATCACGTTTGCAAAGGATTTCCTCTATTATATTAATAACTCCAAATTTGATCAAATCTACTTCATTACTATTATCAATTTTCTTGTCTTTATATTTAACTTTGCGATTAATATTTATAGCTGCTACAACAAATCGATTTCCCTTTAAATCAATATTATAATTCTTACATTTTTCCTCAATTTCCTCCTTATTAAGCTTGCTAGTAATTAGATAAGTAAGAAATTTTCCTTTCAAAATAGGCAAGCTCTTCACATAATATTCCTTCATTGCCTCCATGTCCTTTTTTCTTAACATCTCTTCATCAATCTGTGCTTTAACCCGTAAAAGCACCTCAATGAATTCTTTTGAGGAAACTGGCTTTAGCGCGTACTCAACAACATTTAAATTTACTGCCTTTTGAGCATATTCGAATTTATCAAAACCTGTAAGTATTATTATCTTAATTGTAGGAAATCGTTTTCTTAATTCTTCAGAAAGTTGAAGTCCATCCATAAATGGCATCTTAATATCAGTTATAACTACATCTGGAGTAAATTTTTCTGCCATTTCTAGGGCTTCTCTACCATTTTCAGCTTCTCCTACTAGTTCAAAACCATATTGCTCCCACTTTATCTTTTGTATTATACCTTTTCTTACTTCTTCTTCATCATCTACTAAAATTAATTTATACATATTGTCCCCCTATGTATCATCTATATTAATTTTTTATTAATTTTTAACTAACTCTCCATGTAATTATATCATATTATTACTATATTAATAAATAAGCTTATTAACTTGCTAACAAGCTCTGTTATCTATTAAAGTAACCAGTTTTTTTAAATTCAACAGGAATAATTAAATTATAAATGAAAACTATGTAAGTTAAATGAGCCTCAACAATTGTTGAGGCTCATTATATATATAAATGTTATATGTAAATGTTTGAAAACAAGAGAATTTAATGGTAAAATATACAAATGATATTATAAATTTTCATGAAATTATATTGATTTATAATTGTAAATATTAAACGTGGAATTCAGATTATAATAAATATTTTATCGAGGTGACACATGAACAAAAAGAGTATATCAAAAACACATTTTTATATCATTGTTGCAGCAAGTATAATTCTAATTTCTGCTTGTATTACAATTAAAATATCACTTGCGTATGGATTTTTAAGTAGTATTATTTTTACATCCACCATACTAATAAAATACAAATACACTTTAAAAGATATAACAGTTCTATTACTATCCGGGCTAAAAGAAGCATGGATGCTTTATGTGCTAATTCTACTTATTGGTGCAGCAGCTTCTGTATGGCTAGCCTCTGGTGTAGTCCCCTCTCTAATGTATTATGGTTTTGAATATATGAAAGGTATGAATTTTCTTCTTGCTACTTTTCTAATAGTTTCAGTAGTATCCATATTTATGGGTACTGCAATTGGGACAGTAAGTACTATAGGCATTGCCCTGCTTGGTGTTGGTAAAGGCTTTGGATTTCCCGCCCCACTACTTCTTGGAGTAATAATATCTGGTGCTTTTATTGCAGATAAGCTATCTCCAATCTCCGGTCTTTTTAACCTTACACTTACAACAACCAAAAGAAGCTATAAGGAAGTAATGACTGCCATGCTCCCAACCTTTATACCACTATTTCTAATTACCTCTATAGTATATTACTTAATAGGAAGAAATTTTAACATTAGCACCGGTTCTGAAAATCTTATATATTACCAGAATGTTATATTAGGGGGCTTTAAAATATCACCTTTTATTGCACTTCTTCCTGCAATAATCCTTATAATGTCTCTTTTCGGTTCTAAAACAATACCTACAATATTAATAGGTCTTTTTGCAGGTTGCCTAGTTAGTGTTTTATCTCAACATATGTCACTCACTTCATTGTTAAAATCACTTTTTTTTGGATACCATGGTTCTACTGCCTCGACGGAGCTTAATAAAATACTTATAAGTGGTGGTATTAAATCTATGATAGATGTAGTTCTTATTGTTATGGGGGCAGTTAGTCTGACAAGCCTATTTGAAAAAACTGGCATGATAGCACCTTTGATTGAAAAGCTAACCAGTGGTGTACGGACCAAGAGACAGCTTATTTTAAAAACGGCACTAATTAGTAGTTTCTTAACTATAATAACCTGCGACCAGACAGTTGGCATATTACTACCTGGGAGACTTCTACAGGATAAATATAGTGAGCTTGGTGTTGATACCACAATATTGGCGAGGACTATTTCGGATACAGGTACCATAATTGCACCATTAATGGTTTGGAATATTAATGCTCTTATATTAAAATCTCTGACAGGAATTTCTGCCACTTCCTATGCACCCTTTGCAGTGTTGTGTTATCTATCCCCTATTATTACAATAATTGTTTCATATAAACTCAAAGAAAAACAGAAATCATTGGAAGCATAAAATAATGCCGAGTATAAAAAACTTCTAGAAGTTTCTTATACTCGGCTAAATTAATTACTTAACTTTAAGTTAATTAGATATTTCTATTTTCCCACTTTTGATAAATTCATATAGAATATTATTAACTTTTACATTAATAGGACAATCACATTGAAGATTTATTTCTGTTTTATCCACTTTAATATCTACCTGAATATTAGCACCCTTATACAAAAGTTTAAATTTAAGTTGCTTCCACTTTTCAGGAAGCTTTGGTGTAAGTGAAATGTAATTTTCTTTTATTCTAAGCCCTGCAAATCCATAGACTATTGCCATCCAGGTTCCACCCATATTAGCAGTATGAATCCCATCCTTAGTATTACCATGGGTGTCATCCAAATCTAATCTTGCTGTTTCTATAAAATATTCATATGCCTTCTCACTGTAGCCTATCTTGGATGCCATAATGCTATAGGCAGCACAAGATAAGGATGAGTCATGAGTTGTTATTCTCTCATAATAGTCATAAGAATTTTTAATAGTCTGAGTGTCTGACTCATCTTCCACAAGAAAATGGGCGAGCACTGTATCTGCCTGCTTTAATACCTGATATCTGTAAATAGTTAATGGATGAAAATTTAATAACAGAGGATATTTTTCCTTTGGTGTATTTTCAAAATCCCATACCGCTTTAGATAAAAAGCTATCATCCTGGGCATTAATTTTAAGTTCATCATTATAGGGCAAACACATATTTTTATAGGCACGTGCAAACTGCTCTATTTCTTCTTCTGTCAAACTTATTTTATTACATAAGTTCTTTAGCACTTCATTGTCCTTTTCTAAGAGTTCATAATACAATTTTGATGCCCATTTTAAATTATATTTTGCCATGACATTTGTATAGTAATTATTATTTACTATGGCAGTATATTCATCTGGCCCTGTAACCGCATCAATTTTAAATTGCCCCTTGTGAAAATGCCCTATTTGAATCCATATTCTTGCAGTTTCAAATACAACCTCTGCTCCACACTCTTTTATAAAATTTATATCTCCTGTTGCTAAATAATATTGTATATAAGAATATGCTATATCAGCATTAATGTGGTATTGAGCAGTTCCACCTGGAAAATAAGCTGAACACTCCTCGCCTATTATAGTTCTCCATGGATAAGCTGCGCCCTTCTTGTGCCCAAGCTCTCTTGCTCTTTTCCTTGCCTTATCTAAAATGGTGTAGCGATATTTCAAGAGTCCCTTTGCTAGCTCCGGCTGGCATAAAGTGAAAAAAGGAAGAATATAAATTTCAGTGTCCCAAAAATAATGGCCTTCATAGCCTTCTCCACTTAATCCCTTTGCTGTTATGTTACTTTTAGAATCCTTACCTACTGATTGAAGAAGTTGAAATAGATTATATCTGAGCCCTAGCTTAAGTTTTTCATCTCCTTCGATATTAATATCTGCTAGACCCCAAAATTCATTTAAATAATCCCTTTGCGCATCTAATAATTGCTTGAACGGTTCTCCGCTTATCTTCTCTGCTATATCTATTCCTTGACTCACTAGATTTTTGTACCGCCTTGAATCTGTGTATACATTATATTTTGTAAAATTTATTATTTCACTCCCCGGCTCTGTTTTAAAAATAGTCTTTGCTACTTTTCCTGCCTTCTCCAAAGAAACCTCATAATTAACATTGCAACTATGCTTTGTAGTAACGGCTACAAACTTGTTAGAGTTCTCAGTTTCCGCTACTACCTGCATAATATCACTTTCTCCCACCATAGACACTACCGATAAAATGTTAGCATGCCCTGCTCCTAAACGAGGATCGCTTTCATCTGTAAAGTTTGTTACATCTCCATCAATTCCAGATTCTATAATAATTCCTTCATCAAAATTAACTTTTTCTATTTCGTAATTAATAGCGAATAATTCTAAGTATTTTAATGAAGCGAGTCTTGTTATCTTTATTTTAAGTTCTAATCCTCGCGGTGAAACCCACCATATTTCTCTAACATAGCACCCTGCTTTCATATCAAGGTATCTGCTCAGGCTTTTTACAGTTCCTTCAAACAGAGAAAACCTCTCTCCATTAATTATTATATTAACATTTTGCGCATCTGTAATATTTACAATTTTCTGCATGGTTTCTGGAAAAGCATAAGCTTTTTCACCATATTGTATAGGAACTTCTTCGTAAAATGCATTTATATATGATCCTCTAATTGTTTGATAATTATCAGGATATTTTTCTTCAAAGTTTCCTCTAATTCCTATATATCCATTTGAAACATTAAAAATACTTTCATTTTTTAAAAGATCTTCTTTATTTAAACTATTATCGCTAATAATCCATCCATTTCTCATAATGTCTACTCTCCTTCTGAGTTATGCATAATATAATTATAACTCTGAATTATTTAACAGCTCCAGCCATAACACCCTTAATAATATATTTCTGTGAGAACAAATAGAAAATAATTATTGGTATAATTGTAAGGACAAGTCCTGCCATTGCCAGATTCCATTGTATTGTAAATTCTCCGAAAAAATAGAAGGTTGAAAGGGGGATTGTTCGGAGACCTGGACTTCTAAGTACCAATGATGGCAGTAAATAGTCATTCCATATCCATATTACATTTAAAATAGCTACTGTAACTGTGATGGACTTTAGGTTCGGAAATACTATTCTCCAAAACACCTGAAATTTATTGCATCCATCTATCATTGCTGCTTCTTCTAGCGAACGTGGAAATGCCTTTATAAATCCATGATATAGAAAAATAGATAAACTGGATCCAAAACCAATGTACATAAAAATTAGTCCATAATAAGTATCTATCATTGAAAAATTAATAGCTTTGATTTCCCACCCACTCATGTACTGCATTAAAGGAATCATAACAGACTGAAAAGGAACAAGCATCGTTGCGATAAAAGTATATAATATGAAACTTCCAAGCTTTGAATTACTTCTTACTATTGCCCATGCTGACATGGATGAAAAAATTATTATTAAAACAATACTTATTATTGTCACAAATAGTGAATTTGACAATGCTTTTAGAAATTTCATTTTTTCTATTGCTGATATATAATAAGAAAAATCTAATGATGCAGGTAGCCCTATGGTGTCCGTAAAAATCTGTGCTCTACCTTTAAAAGAATTGACCACCATAATATACATAGGGAATAAGGTTAAAGCTGCTGAAAGAATTCCTAGTATAATAAAGATTGTAGATGCTTTGAATTTTTCTTTCATTACATGTCAACCTCCCTTTTCTTAGTAGTATAGATTTGTATAACAGTAATGACCATTATCACCAAGAAAAAGATGATAGACTTTGCCTGTGCCTGTGCATATTTGTTATAGCTAAAGGCTGTTGAAAAAATATTCATTGTAACTAGTTCAGTACTTCCAAAAGGACCACCATTTGTTAATGAAAGGTTTGTATCATATTGTTTGAAAGAATTTGACAGTGTAATAAATAAGCTTATTGTAAAAGCAGGTGCTATTAGCGGAAGGGTTATTTTTTTGAATTTAGTCCAGCTGTTTGCGCCGTCTATACTGGCTGCTTCCATAACATCCTCGGATATACTCTCTATAGATGCTATATATATTACCATTACATACCCTGCCATTTGCCATACCCCAACAACAACTAAGGCCCAAAAGGCTGCAGTAGGTTCATCTAGCCAATTAAAAAATATTTTTTCAGTATGTGTAATTACACCAAATTCTACAAAGAACTTTGTAAATATAAATTTCCATATAAAACCTAAAATAAGTCCGCCAATTAAATTAGGTAAAAAATATACACCTCTAAAAAAATTTTTACCCTTAACCTTTGAAGTTACTAGTAGTGCTAGTGAAAGTCCCACTATATTAACAAGAATAATCATAACAAAAGTATATTTTGTTGTAAGCTTAAAGGACGTGACAAACTTTTCATCTGCAAATACTGCGGCGTAATTTTTAAATCCTACAAAAGTTGATCCTTTAAAAGCAAAACCATCCCAATTTGTAAATGAGTATATTATTCCCATAACAAAAGGAATAATAACTACATTTATAAATATAAACAGCGAAGGAATAACAAACAAAGAAGTAGTTATTTTGCCTTTGAGTTTTTTATTCATTATTACACCCTCCATTTCTATTTTTTATTTTTCTTAGATTAAAAGCCTCTTATGGAGGCTTTTAATCTAAGAAGGTATGCTATTTCTTTGCTGCATTTACCCAAACTGCATTTATTTCATCTAATAATCCATCTGAATTTGTTTTACCTGCATAGAATTTTTCCATTGCACTTGAACAATCCTTGTCAACGCCTGCTGGGAAGAGATTAAAAGTCCATGGTATAGTCTTTCCCTTCTCTGAATACGTTGAAATTTCCTTTGAAAGAGTATTTAACTTGCTAGTATCAAAGTCATTGTATGCTGGAATAACCTTAAATTTATCAGTTACAAATGTTTGTCCAGCTGGCTGCGTAAATAACCAATCTAGGAACTTAATTGCTCCTGCTTGCTGTGCTGCTGTAGCTGCATTATTTACATGGAAGAAGTTTGTGTTTCCTACTGATAGTGATTCATTACCATTGATTGGCATTGGCATCATGCCATATTCAAAGCCTACCTTGTAATCATCAATTATTCCTTGTGCCCAGTTTCCTTGATGAATCATTGCAAATTTACCTTGTGCAAACCCTGCTACTTGATCGTCATAGCTGTCTTTTGCAAGATTTGTATATGGCTTTAACTTTGAAAGATCTTCTGCATATTGTTTAACTTCTGGAATGTCCTTTAGCTTTAATTCTCCACTTATAACCTTAGGAATAACCTCTTTATAGTTACTCATTGTAGCAAATGGCCAGTTAAATGGATGCATAAACTGGAAATAAGTTTCTTTTGCAAAGGCTATTGGGTTTTTAACACCTTTAATCTGTGCAAGTTTCTTGCTTGCAGCAACTAAATCATCTACTGACTTGATACTAGCTGGGTCTACCCCGGCTTCTTTGAACATTGCCTTATTATATATTAATCCGAATCCTTCGATTGCCAATGGTAGACCGTATAACTTACCATCCTTCATTGCATCATCTGCCTGTCCCTTAGCTACTTTTGCTGCTGATTTTGCAGAGTCCATTG
This DNA window, taken from Clostridium estertheticum, encodes the following:
- a CDS encoding sensor histidine kinase, whose translation is MRNKIVRFLKNPYNVAVNTFKVRGIQFIITISFTLITVLAMLFVGIVIYNKFSISIEDNATLSTKQLVNQVNSNIEYYLKSTKEVSNLLDKNIYLNQQIPNSKLKDQMNVIQNIRGDIASLAVFSDKGELIIESSTSVLKDNVNITDQDWFKSALNKSDNLKFSLPHVQNLFTGKHDWVVSLSRVIYFYKGNERMRGVLLVDMNYSTIGQLCQNISIGKRGYIYIVDSDNNIIYHPEQQLINIGLKSENREDYLGSYLENSDEGKQLVTIKTVNYTNWKVVAVAYMSEILDFKKTSTNFIGWILFVCIILIIFIFGFISAKISHPIKQLEESMKMVEAGDFNIYIDVKGEDEVERLSTAFNLMISKVRYLMAQIVIEQEAKRKSELNALQAQINPHFLYNTLDSIVWMAENEKNDGVITMVTALAKLFRISISRGQNIITVREEMEHAKNYLIIQKIRYKNKFVFEIIIQEEVLEYKTLKLILQPLIENSIYHGIEYMIDEGFIKISASITNGKLLYEISDNGLGIEPEKLKHLLEYKGKDNNGSGVGVKNVHERIQLSYGTEFGLEIQSEIEEGTIIKIWLPLTKE
- a CDS encoding response regulator; this encodes MYKLILVDDEEEVRKGIIQKIKWEQYGFELVGEAENGREALEMAEKFTPDVVITDIKMPFMDGLQLSEELRKRFPTIKIIILTGFDKFEYAQKAVNLNVVEYALKPVSSKEFIEVLLRVKAQIDEEMLRKKDMEAMKEYYVKSLPILKGKFLTYLITSKLNKEEIEEKCKNYNIDLKGNRFVVAAININRKVKYKDKKIDNSNEVDLIKFGVINIIEEILCKRDGGIVFIHNDLIVLISPYLEEDRGVIFNSVQSTLEEIRQNIEKYLKLTITIGLGTIISDVSHISDSYQNAILALDYRFIMGNNRIIWIEDIEPSSSEKIVFDEIMEHDLRSSIKVGTENEIIQTIDGLFYQLLDVKAPFKHFQIYLLEILTTIIKTAESLNVDLTYIFGENYNLFVELYEFNDLNQVKNWFEYISIKIMNYITKDRQDSCTLLVEKTKAYINKYYSDSSITINSLCNYLYISPTYFSFIFKKETKMTFINYLTQIRMDASKELIKATKLKSFEIAYKVGYAEPNYFSYCFKKHFGISPSEYRNNKFNILHT
- a CDS encoding Na+/H+ antiporter NhaC family protein, whose product is MNKKSISKTHFYIIVAASIILISACITIKISLAYGFLSSIIFTSTILIKYKYTLKDITVLLLSGLKEAWMLYVLILLIGAAASVWLASGVVPSLMYYGFEYMKGMNFLLATFLIVSVVSIFMGTAIGTVSTIGIALLGVGKGFGFPAPLLLGVIISGAFIADKLSPISGLFNLTLTTTKRSYKEVMTAMLPTFIPLFLITSIVYYLIGRNFNISTGSENLIYYQNVILGGFKISPFIALLPAIILIMSLFGSKTIPTILIGLFAGCLVSVLSQHMSLTSLLKSLFFGYHGSTASTELNKILISGGIKSMIDVVLIVMGAVSLTSLFEKTGMIAPLIEKLTSGVRTKRQLILKTALISSFLTIITCDQTVGILLPGRLLQDKYSELGVDTTILARTISDTGTIIAPLMVWNINALILKSLTGISATSYAPFAVLCYLSPIITIIVSYKLKEKQKSLEA
- a CDS encoding glycoside hydrolase family 65 protein encodes the protein MRNGWIISDNSLNKEDLLKNESIFNVSNGYIGIRGNFEEKYPDNYQTIRGSYINAFYEEVPIQYGEKAYAFPETMQKIVNITDAQNVNIIINGERFSLFEGTVKSLSRYLDMKAGCYVREIWWVSPRGLELKIKITRLASLKYLELFAINYEIEKVNFDEGIIIESGIDGDVTNFTDESDPRLGAGHANILSVVSMVGESDIMQVVAETENSNKFVAVTTKHSCNVNYEVSLEKAGKVAKTIFKTEPGSEIINFTKYNVYTDSRRYKNLVSQGIDIAEKISGEPFKQLLDAQRDYLNEFWGLADINIEGDEKLKLGLRYNLFQLLQSVGKDSKSNITAKGLSGEGYEGHYFWDTEIYILPFFTLCQPELAKGLLKYRYTILDKARKRARELGHKKGAAYPWRTIIGEECSAYFPGGTAQYHINADIAYSYIQYYLATGDINFIKECGAEVVFETARIWIQIGHFHKGQFKIDAVTGPDEYTAIVNNNYYTNVMAKYNLKWASKLYYELLEKDNEVLKNLCNKISLTEEEIEQFARAYKNMCLPYNDELKINAQDDSFLSKAVWDFENTPKEKYPLLLNFHPLTIYRYQVLKQADTVLAHFLVEDESDTQTIKNSYDYYERITTHDSSLSCAAYSIMASKIGYSEKAYEYFIETARLDLDDTHGNTKDGIHTANMGGTWMAIVYGFAGLRIKENYISLTPKLPEKWKQLKFKLLYKGANIQVDIKVDKTEINLQCDCPINVKVNNILYEFIKSGKIEISN
- a CDS encoding carbohydrate ABC transporter permease, whose product is MKEKFKASTIFIILGILSAALTLFPMYIMVVNSFKGRAQIFTDTIGLPASLDFSYYISAIEKMKFLKALSNSLFVTIISIVLIIIFSSMSAWAIVRSNSKLGSFILYTFIATMLVPFQSVMIPLMQYMSGWEIKAINFSMIDTYYGLIFMYIGFGSSLSIFLYHGFIKAFPRSLEEAAMIDGCNKFQVFWRIVFPNLKSITVTVAILNVIWIWNDYLLPSLVLRSPGLRTIPLSTFYFFGEFTIQWNLAMAGLVLTIIPIIIFYLFSQKYIIKGVMAGAVK
- a CDS encoding carbohydrate ABC transporter permease translates to MNKKLKGKITTSLFVIPSLFIFINVVIIPFVMGIIYSFTNWDGFAFKGSTFVGFKNYAAVFADEKFVTSFKLTTKYTFVMIILVNIVGLSLALLVTSKVKGKNFFRGVYFLPNLIGGLILGFIWKFIFTKFFVEFGVITHTEKIFFNWLDEPTAAFWALVVVGVWQMAGYVMVIYIASIESISEDVMEAASIDGANSWTKFKKITLPLIAPAFTISLFITLSNSFKQYDTNLSLTNGGPFGSTELVTMNIFSTAFSYNKYAQAQAKSIIFFLVIMVITVIQIYTTKKREVDM
- a CDS encoding ABC transporter substrate-binding protein; translated protein: MKKSISTILAIVLALSTMTGCASKSGDTKATDPVKKEKAVITVIQNKVEIQTQLEEAAKAFNMSQSDVEVQILGSAGDNLVTTLQSQFASSPEKAPTLFTCGSGSEFDKFFKYMAPMDSAKSAAKVAKGQADDAMKDGKLYGLPLAIEGFGLIYNKAMFKEAGVDPASIKSVDDLVAASKKLAQIKGVKNPIAFAKETYFQFMHPFNWPFATMSNYKEVIPKVISGELKLKDIPEVKQYAEDLSKLKPYTNLAKDSYDDQVAGFAQGKFAMIHQGNWAQGIIDDYKVGFEYGMMPMPINGNESLSVGNTNFFHVNNAATAAQQAGAIKFLDWLFTQPAGQTFVTDKFKVIPAYNDFDTSKLNTLSKEISTYSEKGKTIPWTFNLFPAGVDKDCSSAMEKFYAGKTNSDGLLDEINAVWVNAAKK